CAGGTGGTTAGCAAACAGGGAGTGTTGTATGTGTCGTTTTACAGACACGGCGAAGTTTGCaattgaggaagaaaatgaatcgGTGGCTTAGCCTTGGAAGAGAGGCGACCAGAACAGGGGAAGAACCAAACCAATGTTCCAAAACTACTGAGGACGTGGCAATCTGTTGTGTTTACACGTGGATCTTTCGACTTCTACGTGGCTGAACATATTTCCACTTTTTACCACTGAATTTTGAACCACTTTTTACCACTTATTGAGACTAAATTTTGTGACCATGACTAAATCTGTAGTGTTTTTATGATCGAGATTTTTATCTTcgttaaaagtaaaaagtaaaatcacgagagcttatactctagataaacaatatcatactattgtgtaCATTCATTCTAACCTAATATAAGAGTCATACCTTTAACTTAACTTATGTCATGAAACATATCCACACATTGAAGCCTCTCGAAAACTCTCATCATAAAAACAAACACTATTACCAAAACCATCggataaaaatttagattctCCGACGAGAAGGGCGACCTTGAGTTTGCCGAGGATGGAAACGCATGTGGGCGTGGGAAAATTTATTGGGTAACTTGTGGCTTGAGAGGTAGATGAGGAGAGTATAGGAAGAAGGCGCAGAAGTAATGGGCCcgccaaaatgaacaatatctactggcgaTTAGCTTTAGGCTATTACAAGAAAACAATTATAGATGGAAACGAAATATtgtttacaagggtgtgaaaactgaAACCGTGAGGGAGACCGTCATCAGTAACAGGTCACaacagataatatctaattgtaaggaaagaaagggaacaaaatgaacaatatctattagcggttgACAAAGGCAAttggagagtagaacgaaacattctttacaagagtatagaaacctctcccaataGACTCGTTAACCGTAAGTGACACAGCAATTGGAGAGTCCAACACCTTACGGCACGAGCTAACGACAACCATGCACCACCAGTGTCCACGTTCCCAAAGGCACCCCTCTCTTTCAAGAGGATTCGCGGCATGTCAATCCCTAGTAAGGTTCTTCGCTATGCATCGAATTAAACCACATGCTCCACCGCTTGTGCGGGCCCCGATCAATTCCTTTGAGTTTCATTTTTGCGAACATACTCCCCAGGCAGGATACTTAACGCATGCACGGGTCGATACGCACAACGCCTAGTATCCATAATTTACGACTCGAACTACTGGGGTATCTAATTCCATTcgaaaacgaaacattgtttataagaatACGTAGGTACGTATGCATTATAACCATTCATATTTCTCTAGTGTTGCGTGTAAGTTAACGATAGAAGCGAGCTCCCAATTTCTCTCCAACCCATTCCAAAGTGGTTCAACAATAACGCTCATTTCCCTTCTTTAATACCTTCTCTAATAATCTCTTTGGTTCCACCTAAGACATCATTTTTATTCCCCATTTCTTAGCCAACAATGACCTAACTTCAATTATCCCTTCCCTAATAtccttcattttccttctcttttcaattcattcatcAATATCCAATGGCCTCCATTGCAGCATCATATTTGATTCCAAGAACCCGCCGTGGTTTAACGTGGGGACGTAACTCCTCCGTCGTGATCGCCACCGCCGGTGGCAGCCGCAGCTCCCTACGTAGCGTAGACTTGGTAAATGGAAAGAAGGTAAATGGGGTCCACATCCCGGGCGAAAAAAAGGGATCTTTATTCATGGAAGAACCACACGTTGAAGGCAATAAGCCTCTCCATGATTGTCTTCTCGGAAGGTTCGTGGAACAAAACTTCGTTTATGGCCAAACCTTCATCATTAGGTCCTACGAAATCGGACCCGATAAAACCGCCACCATGGAAACCCTCATGAACCTTCTTCaggtatgatatgatatgatattgttcactttcaGTATAGTATTAAATTGATTGTATTCGTTACAGGAAACGGCCCTGAATCATGTAACGTGTTCAGGGCTGGCCGGGAATGACTTCGGGGCCACACGGGAAATGAGCCTCCGgaaattgatttgggttgtgACACGGGTTCATGTCCAAGTTCAAAGATATAGCTGctggtttgttttttgtttagtttagacaaaacccttttgaattttgtgaatcaaaaattgaaactttgtGATGATGCAGGGGAGATGTGGTTGAGATAGACACATGGGTTGATGCAGCCGGCAAAAATGGGATGCGGCGTGATTGGATCATAAGGGATTATCATACTCGAGAGATTATTACAAGAGCCACCAGGTTTGTAGGCTTCGCGCCATTAATATTCATGCATATATGTGGCCTAATGAATGGCCTAAAATGGGACATTTTTTGGGGATTTTCAGTACATGGGTTATAATGAATAGAGAAACAAGAAGGTTGTCGAAAATACCCGACCAAGTACGAGAAGAGTTGACGCCGTTTTACCTTAATAGAATTGCCATCCCTACTGACAAAAACGACAGTGACAAGATTGACAAGCTTACTGATGAAACTGCCGACAGAATCCGGTCAGGCTTAGCTGTAAGCATCTTATTCCTTGACCTATATAGATTTGATATGATGTTAGTGTAGGAATggttaaaatgattttttttttcacctatTACTTTAAACCCATTAGGGGAttgttaatttgaatttgagatTTCACGATGGTATCCATGTTCTAGGCACGTTACTTGCTTCTTCTCGTGTGTTAACACGGATCCTTTTATGTGAGATTTCATGGTGGTTAGAGAGAGTAACGGAATGTtgtttatatgggtgtggaaacttccgTTTTGAAACTAACTTGGAGTGAATGTCCAGAagagaaagtctaaagaggacaattttTGTCATAGTTTAAAGCTCActactagccgatattgtcctctctgaGGTTTCTCttatgggcttccccttaaggttttaaaacgtcactcctagggagaggtttccacaccgttacaagtaatgttttgttcccctctccatgtgggatctcacaatatctagcggtgagcttgagttgttataaatggtatttgaGCAGACACTGTGCCGATGCTGGCCCTCAAGGGGtagaatgtgagatcccacctcggttggagagaaagcccaaaggggaaagtctagaagggaaagaaatatcgataacaactcaagcccaccctagtagatattgtcttcttttagtttttccttctcggcttcctctcaagattttcaAATGTGTCTTCTAGGGAGGGGTTTTCACgtccttataagtaatgtttcgtttctctctccaaccaatgtgagatttcacgaTATCTGATAGCAGTaaacttgagttgttatacaTGATATCAGAACTAGATACCGCGCGGTGTGCAAGTGAGAATGCTAACCCTTgtgaaggtggattgtgagatcccaactcggttggaaaggagaacaaaacatttcttatatgggtgtgaaaacttctcctgaatagacccgttttaaaatattcaaagaaaacaatatcggCTGGTGGTGAGTTTCAGCTATTACATAACAACATGCTTAGAATTGCtacaaccaaagaaaaaaacatgggAATAGTTTTCGGACTCAAAAGCAAGAAGTGAGTAACATCACTTAGTGAGTCAATGCAAGTGAATATCGAAAGCATCAAAGTTTAGAATTGAGATTGATATCTTACGTGCAGCCGAGATGGAACGACATGGATGCGAACCAGCACGTGAACAACGTTAAATACATAGGTTGGATTCTGGAGGTAACAAACCAATCCCCAGTAGTTTGGACAGAAATTGAATATGTTGTTGACAACAAAACTATTGGTTGCAGAGTGTACCAATAAACGTGCTGGAAGATTATGATTTAACGAGCATGACATTGGAGTATCGAAGAGAGTGCAGGCAGTCCAATCTGCTGGAGTCCTTGACAaacaccaccaccgccgccgccgccgccgccgccagtGCTGCAATAGAAGAGCCTCCCAAGAACAACCTCCAATACACCCACCTCCTTCGCATGCAACCCAACAAGGCTGAAATTGTAAGAGCTAGAACTCAGTGGAACTCCAAGCCCAAACGTTACTAAACACAATGCCCCAACATCATATCAATTTCTCATCTATTGTTTTGTACAACTATTTGTTCGTTTGTCGTCCAAACCGCTCtccatttataaataattcttttattaggTGAGAGTCGTCACGTGACTATCGCTCTTATAATTGTCGGTGAAACAATTagtctaataattttttgacaTATTCTAATGACAGTttcgagttttttttgtttaattatatcGTCGTCGTATTTATGTTTATGATGTTTTGAAATTGTCtcaaaaaccataaaaattgaGTTGAATAATCATCAGGGTGTGGGACATGACATGGGTAGATCAAGAAAACAGCAGTAGCAGCTGCAACAGGAGCTGAATATGCAACAGCAATCCAAGGACGCATACCCAGACGGAAACTAAGTTCCCACTCTCGACCCATGTAACATGCTACACCAAGTAAGAAGTGTAGAACAATTAGCTCATAAGGACCACCATTGTATAACCATTCATCAACGGAAGCTGCTTCCCAAATTGGGTAAAAGTGCAACCCGATAGCTGCAGAAGTAGGGATAATGGCACCAGAAATAATATTGTTTCCGTAAAGTAGAGATCCAGAAACAGGTTCACGAATACCATCAATATCTACTGGAGGAGCAGCAATGAAGGCAATAATAAATACAGAAGTTGCGGTCAATAAGGTAGGGATCATCAAAACACCAAACCATCCAATGTAAAGACGGTTTTCAGTGCTGGTTATCCAGTTACAGAAACGACCCCATAGGCTTTCGCTTTCGCGTCTCTCTAAAATTGCAGTCATGGTAAAATCTTGgtttatttaatcattaatCATCAGGGCCTCCCAAACACATGAATTctctataaatagaaaattaagggCTTGTTATTCAACAGTATAACATGACTTATATACCCATGTCAACCAATATCAACatccataaatataaatagatatctatgcttttatttattagttattttatttataaattatctNTTTTTCATAAGGGTGtagagactgacgacgatacgtaacggacagATATTGGCAATATCTATCaacggtgggtttggatttTGATATTGGGTTATTCGGGTTACCAAcctcaaaaaaaatttctcaacctaacccaattcGCGTACACCGTGATCCATTCGtgttgctttttttttcttttgaattatatGGTATGatgattattataaaataaaaactaaaagagcatgaattctatatatatatatatatatatatatatatatatattaaaaaaagatgattCTGGTTTGTGTTCTTCCCAATGTCTTTTTATAAACTGAAAGCCACGTGGGAGGTTTGATGCAACAATTCcttttatttcccttttttaatttccttttttagtgCAGTAAAAAAGTAACTACCATTTGTTACTGGAATTATTAATTCTatttatcattaaaataaaatgccaaatcattgattaaattttattttatacgcCTATACCCctattcctttttttaatatatagtttaaaaattCGAGCTTTAATTAATTCCTAAACTacccaattaattttttaagaagcCGTAGCTACTCGGGGTGataaaatggtaatttcaCCATgcttttttcatatttatcgaattaatcttttttaaaaaaaagtcgaCCAACGAAGTAGGGATCCACGTCATGCCACGTCAGAGATCAATCCTCGTTTGGTTTTGGTGGGTTTTGCCATTTCACCCTCCACGTCATTTTGGAATATAAATAAGGTGAAAAAGAATTGCAAAACTCTGCGTTTAAGCGCGCGTGGAGATACGTGAAGGGAAAGGGCATGGACCCCACTTCCCAGTGAGATGAGTGCCCTGTCAGACTGCTGATCTGGACGGATTCGGTATCGAATGAATCTAAGCCCTTTGAATgctagttttaaattaatatttatattatttcagTCTTCATTcattgaatattatatttaaaaaatgataaattatgaaataaaataacaaaaataNtattagaaaaatagaagtataaattaaaaagttatgtaaaattttttaataaaaaaggagCAATACCAATCCTCTtgagaaaacaagaaattggTTATTGCTCCTTTACTTTCAAGAACTTGTATACACTAAGACCGAAGTCTTATCCATTGATAGATGGAACTTCAACAGCAGCTAGGTCTAGAGGGAAGTTGTGAGCATTACGTTCATGCATAACTTCCATACCAAGATTAGCACGGTTAATAATATCAGCCCAGGTATTAATTACACGACCTTGACTATCAACTACAGATTGgttgaaattgaaaccatTTAAGTTGAAAGCCATAGTGCTAATACCTAAAGCGGTGAACCAGATACCTACTACAGGCCAAGCAGCTAGGAAGAAGTGTAAAGAACGAGAGTTGTTGAAACTAGCATATTGGAAGATCAATCGGCCAAAATAACCATGAGCAGCTACGATATTATAAGTTTCTTCCTCTTGACCGAATCTGTAACCTTCATTAGCAGATTCATTTTCTGTGGTTTCCCTGATCAAACTAGAAGTTACCAAGGAACCATGCATAGCACTGAATAGGGAGCCGCCGAATACACCAGCTACACCTAACATGTGGAATGGGTGCATAAGGATGTTGTGCTCAGCCTGGAATACAATCATGAAGTTGAAAGTACCAGAGATTCCTAGAGGCATACCGTCAGAAAAGCTTCCTTGACCAATTGGGTAGATCAAGAAAACAGCAGTAGCAGCTGCAACAGGAGCTGAATATGCAACAGCAATCCAAGGACGCATACCCAGACGGAAACTAAGTTCCCACTCTCGACCCATGTAACATGCTACACCAAGTAAGAAGTGTAGGACAATTAGCTCATAAGGACCACCATTGTATAACTATTCATCAACGGAAGCAGCTTCCCAAATTGGGTAAAAGTGCAACTCGATAGCTGCAGAAGTAGGGATAATGGCaccataaataatattgtttcCGTAAAATAGAGATCCAGAAACATGTTCACGAATAACATCAATATCTACTGGAGGAGCATCAATGAAGGCAATAATAAATACAGAAGTTGCGGTCAATAAGGTAGGGATCATCAAAACACCAAACCATCCAATGTAAAGACGGTTTTCAGTGCTGGTTACcacgttttttaaaatcacgAACGGCTATATGTAATTAGTTGAAGCGgccaatatctattagcggtgggcttgggatgttaaaaatagtatcaaagccaagcagagtggtgtgctagcaaaAACGCTAGTCCCCAAGgtgatggattgtgagatcttacatcggttggagaaagaaacgaaacatttttcataagggtgtagagactgacgacgatacgtaacggacagATATTGGCAATATCTATCaacggtgggtttggatttTGATATTGGGTTATTCGGGTTACCAAcctcaaaaaaaatttctcaacctaacccaattcGCGTACACCGTGATCCATTCGtgttgctttttttttcttttgaattatatGGTATGatgattattataaaataaaaactaaaagagcatgaattctatatatatatatatatatatatatatatatatattaaaaaaagatgattCTGGTTTGTGTTCTTCCCAATGTCTTTTTATAAACTGAAAGCCACGTGGGAGGTTTGATGCAACAATTCcttttatttcccttttttaatttccttttttagtgCAGTAAAAAAGTAACTACCATTTGTTACTGGAATTATTAATTCTatttatcattaaaataaaatgccaaatcattgattaaattttattttatacgcCTATACCCctattcctttttttaatatatagtttaaaaattCGAGCTTTAATTAATTCCTAAACTacccaattaattttttaagaagcCGTAGCTACTCGGGGTGataaaatggtaatttcaCCATgcttttttcatatttatcgaattaatcttttttaaaaaaaagtcgaCCAACGAAGTAGGGATCCACGTCATGCCACGTCAGAGATCAATCCTCGTTTGGTTTTGGTGGGTTTTGCCATTTCACCCTCCACGTCATTTTGGAATATAAATAAGGTGAAAAAGAATTGCAAAACTCTGCGTTTAAGCGCGCGTGGAGATACGTGAAGGGAAAGGGCATGGACCCCACTTCCCAGTGAGATGAGTGCCCTGTCAGACTGCTGATCTGGACGGATTCGGTATCGAATGAATCTAAGCCCTTTGAATgctagttttaaattaatatttatattatttcagTCTTCATTcattgaatattatatttaaaaaatgataaattatgaaataaaataacaaaaataaagaaaggtaCATAAGCTTTTGTTTGTACATGAAACATAACAAGTTCCAAAGTTGGTTAAAATAAGAGcctatattataaattaaattaaaatgttctATAATAATCTTGTTATTATCATCTAACGTTCGTATTGCTGtaagcttcacgattttaacaccattttaaagaaatgtgTTACTTTCCGCTCTCCAATTCACTGATTTAACACccttttaaatgaatgtttcgttctctctcCAATTCACGGTTTTAAACCACCAGTACGCCTTGTGTCCTAAGTGAGCTATCATGTGGCAtatacgtgtgtcacagtgtgggcgAGTGTGCCGATACGAGTGTCTTGGACGActtcttttgaaatgggtttttgaaggATAGTATCGGATGACATGAGTGTGCCGGTATTGCGCCCTAGCCTGCGTGTTGGAagttgctacatacacccgtTATCCGGTAAggtatccgtaaatgactCGACATGAACACAAAAGAGTCAATGCCTTGATAGAACTTGGATAGATGTTTGGGAAGTCCCGATGAGATGAAAGACACGCGGGTCCATTCTCAATGGCACAACTGAGAGAGTTATGATGGCTGACGACATCCCGAGACTCGAGATGATGTTAAGACATGTGAACCCTGTCGATGGGGATCGAGATGACAAGAAGAAATGCGATGTCTTTATAAAACCAACGTCTTACTAACACGCTGTCTTATGTTTGGAGCAAATATTGTCGGTTTTAGCCCATAAGCTTAGGATTCAacacaaatatttattgtttcattatcattatttttacatccccatttcttctttaaaaacagctaaaagaaaatgaaaaattacaaTCCCCAGCAAAATGTAATTTTGAGAGTGTAACTCTGTTTTGTGTCAACTGTTGAGATTCACATAACAGAGCACGCATTTGGGTTTTCATCACTGAAAATCTGGGGAGGATATGCGTACATTTCCATGGCGTACCTTTGTGGGTAATGCGTGTAGTATTCACTCTTCTTCAATTCCACCactttcctttcttcctcCGCCGCCACTTCCACCCCTGTTTTCCCCTCAcctccaccgccgccgccctCCGCTTCTTTGCTGCTCTCTTTCTCATCTCCGTTACCACTGCCGCCActgccaccgccaccgccatcacccttcttctctttcccGCTTTCTTCCCCtgccttctcctcctctttcaCTTCCTTCGCCTcaccttctttctccttcttttcTGGGTCGGTCTTCACTATCACAGCGTGTTTGCCAGTTCTTTTGTGCACGTACTCCACAAGCTTTGGTGGGTCGAAAGCGCCCGTCACTGAAACTTGCGACCCTTTCAGATCTGGCTCCACTGCATCCACCCCTGCATCCaaattcatatcaaaatttaacgAATTGAATCGGATTgtgtttataattatatatatatatatatatcaagaaatttgattggaacCTTTCATTCTCAATATGCGCTTCTTGATTTCTTGGGCACAAGCTTCGCAATGCATGTGGACTCTTAATACCACTGTCACGATCGGAGGCTGCACATTACACCATCAAAACAGAACATTTGATTTtcagaaacagagcaaaaacAGAGTTTGTTGATTATGTGATTTGTGTAAGCAAATGTTTAGTAGATAAGTTGTGTTGTGATATGtacctcttctttcttctcttcaggTTTGggcttctctttctcctcctcctccgccgccttCAGCTCCTCCGGAGACGGCGGCTTTGGGATCGGAGATAGAAGCTCTACCTGTCTATGGCTCTTCCTCTGTATTCTGTTCAAGACCTTTAACGGATCCGCTTTGTCTCCTTTCACAACCACTTTATGGGTTTTGCAATCGGTGATTACATCTTCAACCCCTTTTAAAAatcaagagaagaaattcattACAATTAAGattctctcattttcattttttttttctatctgtACTCTGTTTTTCTAGTTGCTTACCTTCAAAGCCTCTGAGGCAACGGCGAACTTTCCGGGCACACCCTTCGCAATGCATGTAAACCTTGAGCACAATctccggcggcggcggcggcggcggtggaacTTCCTCCTTGGTGGGTTGTTGTTCCTTCCCCTCCTTggattcctctgtttttttatCCTCTTTCTCCGGCGCCGACTTTTCCAATGGCTTActctcctcttccttctccttgaCATTCGCATCCACCGGCGCAGGCT
This genomic interval from Cucurbita pepo subsp. pepo cultivar mu-cu-16 chromosome LG20, ASM280686v2, whole genome shotgun sequence contains the following:
- the LOC111783499 gene encoding palmitoyl-acyl carrier protein thioesterase, chloroplastic-like, whose protein sequence is MASIAASYLIPRTRRGLTWGRNSSVVIATAGGSRSSLRSVDLVNGKKVNGVHIPGEKKGSLFMEEPHVEGNKPLHDCLLGRFVEQNFVYGQTFIIRSYEIGPDKTATMETLMNLLQETALNHVTCSGLAGNDFGATREMSLRKLIWVVTRVHVQVQRYSCWGDVVEIDTWVDAAGKNGMRRDWIIRDYHTREIITRATSTWVIMNRETRRLSKIPDQVREELTPFYLNRIAIPTDKNDSDKIDKLTDETADRIRSGLAPRWNDMDANQHVNNVKYIGWILESVPINVLEDYDLTSMTLEYRRECRQSNLLESLTNTTTAAAAAAASAAIEEPPKNNLQYTHLLRMQPNKAEIVRARTQWNSKPKRY
- the LOC111783091 gene encoding heavy metal-associated isoprenylated plant protein 7-like; this encodes MGEQAEKKKTMGESMAQGMEVQKPAPVDANVKEKEEESKPLEKSAPEKEDKKTEESKEGKEQQPTKEEVPPPPPPPPEIVLKVYMHCEGCARKVRRCLRGFEGVEDVITDCKTHKVVVKGDKADPLKVLNRIQRKSHRQVELLSPIPKPPSPEELKAAEEEEKEKPKPEEKKEEPPIVTVVLRVHMHCEACAQEIKKRILRMKGVDAVEPDLKGSQVSVTGAFDPPKLVEYVHKRTGKHAVIVKTDPEKKEKEGEAKEVKEEEKAGEESGKEKKGDGGGGGSGGSGNGDEKESSKEAEGGGGGGEGKTGVEVAAEEERKVVELKKSEYYTHYPQRYAMEMYAYPPQIFSDENPNACSVM